The Pirellulales bacterium DNA window AGGGTCGCGCCCCGCGCTTCGGGCGTTGCCGGCGATTTCGACTCCGCGGCAACTGTTTGTAAACGATTAATACGCCGAAAGAGTCAAAAATCTCGACCTATAGTTGGTTTGGCCCCCTCAAAGGGGCTCTCGATGCGGCGGGGCAGGCCAGCCGCTCGAAATCCCTGTCGAGAGTCATACGAAGCAATGAGCACCGTTGCGGCGAGCGAAAGGGATCAGCGCGCCCTGATGCCCATCGGCATCGGCACCTTAAGCATCTCGTGTGCGCTGGAGTTCGACGTGTATTTGCCGGCCGATAAGGGCGCCGACACGACGCTCTATCGCCGCCGCACGTATCCCTTCACGCAGGCCGATGTCGAACGTCTGGCCGGCCGGGGTATCCGCACGCTCTATATATCGTTCGACGATTCGCGAAACTACCGCGACTACGTTCGAGAACACATTCTCAAGAATGAAGCCATTCCCGCGGCCGACCGCTATATCGCCCTGCGCGAGGCGACACGCGTCGTGCTTTCCGAATTGCTCTCCAACGGGGATCCCACGAGCGCCGTCGATGCGACACGGGATGTCAGCCAAGAAATGGTTCGCACCGTTTGCGATTCGAAGCTGCTTGTGAACGAATTGCTCAAGGCAATGTCGCACGACTACAGCGGTTTCACGCATGCGATGAACGTGTCGTCCTACTCCCTATTGCTCGCCAAGCGGCTCGGCATTTCCGACCAGGAGGAGCTGCTCCGAATCGGCCAAGGGGCCTTGCTCCACGATATCGGCATGCAGTTCATTCCCCGTCGCATCCTCGACAAACCGCGAAAGCTCACGGACAAGGAACGGCAAGTGGTGCAGCAGCATACGACGCGCGGCTTCGCCGAACTCTGCCGCCGCACCGACCTGACGACGGGCCAATTGATGATGGTCTATGGGCATCATGAGCGCTGCGACGGTCGCGGCTATCCGACTGCCCTGGTGCGATCCGAGATTCACGAGCACGCACGGCTCTGTGCCGTGGTCGACGTTTACGCGGCGCTGACCAACGACCGGCCGCACCGTACGGCCTCTCGCCATGCGAACGTAATCGAGTATTTGGATCGGCAGGCGGGCCGAGCTTTTGACGAGGAGATGACCCGATGCTGGATCGATGCAGTCCAGAACAAGCAATAGCGGAT harbors:
- a CDS encoding HD domain-containing phosphohydrolase, whose amino-acid sequence is MSTVAASERDQRALMPIGIGTLSISCALEFDVYLPADKGADTTLYRRRTYPFTQADVERLAGRGIRTLYISFDDSRNYRDYVREHILKNEAIPAADRYIALREATRVVLSELLSNGDPTSAVDATRDVSQEMVRTVCDSKLLVNELLKAMSHDYSGFTHAMNVSSYSLLLAKRLGISDQEELLRIGQGALLHDIGMQFIPRRILDKPRKLTDKERQVVQQHTTRGFAELCRRTDLTTGQLMMVYGHHERCDGRGYPTALVRSEIHEHARLCAVVDVYAALTNDRPHRTASRHANVIEYLDRQAGRAFDEEMTRCWIDAVQNKQ